From Sediminibacterium sp. TEGAF015, a single genomic window includes:
- a CDS encoding LSm family protein produces MATDKNIAQIEAFLETLLQEEPSYFLVSIKIKPTDNIKIFLDGDNGLPIEKCVYFNRKLYHLIEEAGLYEEGAFSLEVSSPGIDEPLKLKRQYQKNIGRTLQVVFNDNTIKEGVLETVAESDIMLLCTTGKGKKAVTEQVLIPFENIKSTTVQIKF; encoded by the coding sequence ATGGCAACAGACAAAAATATAGCACAAATAGAGGCGTTTTTAGAGACTTTACTGCAGGAAGAACCCAGTTACTTTCTGGTCTCTATTAAAATTAAGCCTACAGACAATATCAAGATTTTTCTGGATGGGGACAATGGTCTTCCCATTGAGAAGTGTGTATACTTTAACAGAAAACTATATCATTTGATAGAAGAAGCTGGTCTTTACGAGGAAGGGGCTTTTTCACTGGAAGTTTCATCACCTGGAATTGACGAACCGCTTAAATTAAAACGCCAGTACCAAAAAAATATTGGTAGAACCCTTCAGGTTGTTTTTAATGACAACACAATTAAAGAGGGTGTTCTGGAAACAGTAGCAGAATCAGACATCATGCTTTTATGTACTACAGGAAAAGGCAAAAAGGCAGTTACAGAACAAGTTCTTATTCCTTTTGAAAATATAAAATCAACAACCGTTCAAATTAAATTTTAG
- a CDS encoding small multi-drug export protein translates to MFYKILTVAGLATFEIYAAIPAGFAFGISPITIFITTMIGGLAGVFIAAFLGKHIQQYINRFRKPKPPKEDKNALIFKIWEKYGVIGLGFFGTLTVGAPVSIGVGTGLNVSIQKLLVWCCIGVVTRCAIFTTLGHYGMKLID, encoded by the coding sequence ATGTTCTATAAAATATTAACGGTTGCAGGCTTAGCCACATTTGAAATTTATGCTGCTATACCTGCGGGTTTTGCCTTTGGTATATCTCCGATTACCATATTCATCACTACAATGATTGGAGGTTTGGCGGGTGTTTTTATCGCAGCTTTTTTAGGTAAGCATATTCAACAGTATATTAACCGTTTCAGGAAACCCAAGCCCCCAAAGGAGGATAAAAATGCTTTGATTTTTAAGATCTGGGAAAAATATGGCGTTATTGGTCTCGGCTTTTTTGGAACACTTACGGTTGGAGCACCAGTGAGTATTGGTGTTGGAACGGGATTAAATGTTTCCATTCAAAAGCTATTAGTTTGGTGCTGTATTGGAGTGGTAACACGATGTGCCATTTTTACTACCTTGGGACACTATGGAATGAAACTGATTGATTAA
- a CDS encoding DUF4834 family protein — MFKVLFWSLAIYFLYRFIFGLVIPVSRTANQLKKKMAEMQAQQAYQQQEAYQSQQSGNQQKPASNSGNGAFSNASSKGDYLDFEEVK; from the coding sequence ATGTTCAAAGTATTATTCTGGAGTTTGGCCATCTATTTCTTGTACAGGTTCATATTTGGATTGGTAATACCTGTTAGTCGAACCGCCAATCAGTTGAAAAAGAAAATGGCTGAAATGCAGGCACAACAAGCTTATCAGCAACAAGAAGCCTACCAGTCACAGCAATCCGGTAATCAGCAAAAACCAGCTTCAAATTCGGGTAATGGGGCATTTTCAAATGCTTCCAGCAAAGGTGATTACCTTGATTTTGAAGAAGTTAAGTAA
- the infB gene encoding translation initiation factor IF-2 has translation MSELKLPRLLAAAKEFNIGQDTLIEFLVKKGFNRDDLKPTAKLQEDHYRALQAEFQGDKVAKNKADQVEIPKGGQTEAKKKKDEEEITFRKEEKKPVAEPAAPPVQATVVAKEEVPEKETAPVAAASVTPEPVAEQPKPAPVAVPEPEPTVEKVVVAEVVKPEPATIEGPKVINKIDLSTIDSSTRPKKTAKKPEPAVEKKVEQAKPAPAQEAPAPAPAAPIAVVPEPAPAAVPAPTAVETAPTIENIRAEKLEGPKILGKIELPINSDTRPKPMGRDEKRKRKRIPVDKKGEPNTNVPKDAEGRPLTGPNRPIVPARNNNANSGGGGFNRGGQGQGGGFNRGGQGGGNRRNDRNAPRTEEKEIDQKAIQEKIRETQAKLAGTGGRGKSLKAKYRRAKRDEAAESMGEEMTDDNKLQVTEFVTVSELANLMDVSFADVIGKCMNLGIMVSINQRLDAEVIELVASEFGFEVEFIGLEDVDELEGDDEVDDEADLQERPPIVTIMGHVDHGKTSLLDYIRNANVVAGEAGGITQHIGAYEVTLPNGKAITFLDTPGHEAFTAMRARGAKVTDISIIVVAADDAVMPQTKEAISHSQAASVPMIFAVNKIDKDGANPQKIYEQLSQMNILVEAWGGKFQNQELSAKQGLNVDLLLEKVLLEAELLDLKANPNREAVGTIIEASLDKGRGYVATILVQNGTLRQGDLIVSGQYFGRVKAMFNERNQRINEAPPSTPVVILGLNGAPQAGEKFKVFEDEAEAKEVATKRAQISREQGLRARKHITLDEIGRRLALGNFKELNIIIKGDVDGSVEALSDSLQKLSTAEIAVRVVLKGVGQISESDVLLATASDAIIIGFNVRPSMQANRLADTEGVQIKLYSIIYQAIDEIKSAMEGMLEPKIQEKITANVEVREVYKFDKATVAGCYVLEGKISRNSKIRIIRDGIVEYPKGEGQSAELGSLKRFKDDVKDVSTNMECGLTIKNFNDLKVGDIVEAFEEEEVKRTL, from the coding sequence ATGTCAGAACTGAAATTACCGAGACTGTTAGCAGCCGCCAAAGAATTCAATATTGGTCAGGATACCCTGATCGAATTTTTGGTGAAGAAAGGATTTAACAGAGATGACCTGAAGCCAACTGCAAAGCTTCAGGAAGACCATTACCGTGCCCTTCAGGCAGAATTCCAGGGCGACAAAGTTGCCAAGAACAAAGCAGACCAGGTAGAGATTCCTAAAGGAGGTCAAACCGAGGCTAAGAAGAAGAAAGACGAGGAAGAAATTACTTTTAGAAAAGAAGAGAAAAAGCCTGTAGCTGAACCGGCTGCTCCTCCTGTACAGGCAACAGTTGTTGCCAAAGAAGAAGTGCCGGAAAAAGAAACGGCTCCAGTTGCAGCGGCTTCGGTTACCCCAGAGCCTGTAGCTGAACAACCAAAACCAGCCCCAGTTGCTGTTCCAGAACCGGAACCCACGGTTGAGAAAGTTGTTGTAGCAGAAGTAGTGAAACCCGAGCCTGCCACTATAGAAGGTCCGAAAGTGATCAATAAAATTGATTTATCAACCATTGATTCTTCGACCCGTCCAAAGAAAACGGCAAAGAAACCAGAGCCGGCAGTTGAAAAGAAAGTTGAACAGGCTAAACCTGCTCCAGCGCAAGAAGCACCAGCTCCTGCTCCCGCAGCCCCGATTGCTGTAGTACCCGAGCCTGCACCAGCAGCCGTTCCTGCTCCCACTGCAGTGGAAACAGCACCTACTATTGAAAATATTCGTGCTGAAAAATTGGAAGGCCCCAAAATTTTAGGAAAAATTGAACTTCCCATTAATAGTGATACACGTCCGAAGCCAATGGGCAGAGACGAAAAGCGTAAGCGCAAACGTATTCCTGTTGACAAGAAAGGGGAGCCGAATACAAATGTTCCAAAAGATGCAGAAGGAAGACCATTAACTGGTCCTAACCGTCCGATTGTACCTGCTAGAAATAACAACGCAAATAGCGGTGGTGGTGGATTCAACAGAGGTGGACAAGGTCAGGGTGGTGGATTCAATCGCGGTGGTCAGGGTGGCGGAAACAGAAGAAACGATAGAAATGCACCAAGAACAGAAGAAAAGGAAATAGATCAAAAAGCCATACAGGAAAAAATCAGAGAAACCCAGGCTAAGCTTGCCGGAACGGGTGGCAGAGGTAAGAGCTTAAAAGCGAAATACCGCAGAGCCAAGCGTGATGAAGCAGCTGAATCAATGGGCGAAGAAATGACGGATGACAACAAACTACAGGTTACAGAATTTGTAACGGTAAGTGAGTTGGCTAACCTGATGGATGTAAGTTTTGCCGATGTAATTGGCAAGTGTATGAACCTGGGTATTATGGTTTCTATTAATCAGCGTTTGGATGCTGAAGTAATTGAACTGGTAGCCAGTGAATTTGGTTTTGAAGTTGAATTTATTGGACTGGAAGACGTTGATGAATTAGAGGGAGATGATGAAGTGGATGATGAAGCAGATTTACAGGAACGTCCTCCAATTGTTACCATCATGGGTCACGTTGACCACGGTAAAACTTCTTTGCTAGACTATATCCGTAACGCGAATGTAGTAGCAGGGGAAGCGGGTGGTATCACTCAGCATATTGGTGCTTATGAAGTAACTTTACCTAATGGTAAAGCCATTACCTTCCTGGATACCCCAGGTCACGAGGCATTCACTGCCATGCGTGCCCGTGGTGCCAAAGTAACCGATATCTCTATTATTGTAGTTGCTGCGGATGATGCGGTAATGCCTCAAACAAAAGAAGCCATCAGTCACTCTCAGGCTGCATCTGTTCCGATGATTTTTGCGGTGAACAAAATAGACAAGGACGGAGCCAATCCTCAAAAAATATATGAGCAACTTTCTCAGATGAATATTCTGGTGGAAGCCTGGGGTGGAAAATTCCAAAACCAGGAACTTTCTGCTAAACAAGGTTTGAATGTTGATCTTCTATTAGAGAAAGTATTGTTGGAAGCTGAATTATTAGACCTGAAAGCCAATCCGAATAGAGAAGCAGTAGGTACAATTATTGAAGCATCACTTGATAAAGGAAGAGGCTATGTAGCAACCATTTTGGTTCAGAACGGTACCCTTCGTCAGGGAGATTTAATTGTTTCCGGACAATATTTTGGTAGAGTAAAAGCCATGTTTAATGAGCGTAATCAGCGCATTAATGAAGCCCCACCTTCTACTCCTGTGGTTATCTTAGGTTTGAACGGTGCACCTCAAGCAGGTGAGAAGTTCAAGGTATTTGAAGATGAGGCAGAAGCCAAAGAAGTTGCTACCAAGAGAGCTCAAATATCCAGAGAGCAAGGACTTCGTGCACGTAAACACATTACATTGGATGAAATTGGCCGTCGTCTTGCATTGGGTAACTTTAAAGAACTTAACATTATTATTAAAGGGGATGTGGACGGTTCTGTGGAAGCATTGAGTGACTCTTTACAAAAACTAAGTACTGCAGAAATTGCTGTTAGAGTTGTATTAAAAGGAGTTGGTCAGATTTCTGAAAGTGACGTATTGCTGGCCACAGCATCTGATGCTATTATTATTGGATTTAACGTACGTCCTTCTATGCAAGCCAACAGATTGGCGGATACCGAAGGTGTACAGATTAAGCTATACTCTATCATCTACCAGGCAATTGATGAAATCAAGAGTGCTATGGAAGGTATGCTTGAGCCTAAGATTCAGGAAAAGATTACCGCTAACGTTGAAGTTAGAGAAGTATACAAGTTTGATAAAGCCACAGTGGCTGGTTGTTATGTACTGGAAGGTAAAATTTCCAGAAACAGTAAAATCAGAATTATCAGAGACGGTATTGTGGAATATCCCAAAGGGGAAGGCCAAAGTGCTGAACTGGGCAGCTTGAAACGCTTTAAAGACGACGTGAAGGATGTATCTACCAATATGGAGTGTGGTTTAACCATTAAAAACTTCAATGACCTAAAAGTAGGAGATATTGTAGAAGCTTTTGAAGAAGAAGAAGTAAAGCGTACTTTATAA
- a CDS encoding murein L,D-transpeptidase catalytic domain family protein — translation MKKLLLFSLVILSSTQAFNNKTANPIEGWKNTAAALSSKFNISIEALQNAVKVYQQLKLAGQLNNQQFLTIADFSKPSSEKRLFIINMEKMELVFKSLVAHGRNSGTLMAEKFSNKMESYQSSMGFFITGNVYNGKHGMSLQLEGIEAGINDKAKQRAIVIHGADYVNEQLIKKQGYIGRSLGCPAVPNNQVKDIIETIKGSSLFYIHTPDKSYLQKSNLIGTTSGLG, via the coding sequence ATGAAAAAACTACTCTTATTCAGTCTGGTTATCTTAAGTAGTACACAGGCGTTCAACAATAAAACAGCCAACCCAATTGAAGGATGGAAGAATACTGCTGCCGCACTATCGAGTAAATTCAATATTAGCATTGAAGCGCTACAAAATGCGGTTAAAGTTTACCAGCAATTAAAACTTGCCGGTCAGCTCAATAACCAACAATTCCTCACCATTGCAGATTTTAGTAAGCCGAGTTCAGAAAAAAGACTTTTCATAATTAATATGGAAAAAATGGAATTGGTATTCAAAAGTCTGGTTGCGCATGGAAGAAACTCCGGAACGCTGATGGCTGAAAAATTCTCCAATAAAATGGAATCCTACCAATCCAGCATGGGCTTTTTCATTACCGGAAACGTTTACAATGGTAAGCACGGAATGTCTTTACAATTAGAAGGAATTGAAGCTGGTATAAATGACAAAGCAAAACAGAGAGCTATTGTTATTCATGGAGCAGATTATGTAAATGAACAGCTGATAAAAAAACAAGGATATATTGGAAGAAGCTTAGGTTGTCCTGCTGTTCCCAACAATCAGGTAAAAGATATTATTGAAACAATCAAAGGATCTTCATTATTTTATATTCATACTCCTGATAAATCCTATCTGCAAAAATCAAATTTAATTGGTACTACTTCAGGTTTGGGCTAG
- a CDS encoding PAS domain S-box protein, whose protein sequence is MKDSQLLNEKLLHRINIGIVYSDAEGNPILANKAAERILGVRVDEFTKLQSQEEGYIIIDFDGNILPKEEYPSNVVLKTKKPVQDVIAGIHQLKTKHTTWILMEAEPEFQEDGITIKRILTTVTNITAQINIEKKLRFQNRLQHLITKTAKDYLGGLANDPDISVQNSLKELGEFLEADRAYIFEYDFKRGISNNTYEWCGDGITSHKTDLQNIPLSVLSDWTNQHTQRNSIHIPDVSALPDSDPVKKALEEQKVQSLITVPIFQGQDCLGFLGLDVVNKKHFFTSEEQNLLSIFAELYANMKLRVEYNKQIAESEERLLNIVNSPTHYVLRTDLTGKHTFWNKTFAETFGWLYEDKGLSDGDSLKSICGYHHKKTQEVVLACIKNPGTVHQVELDKPRKEGGTMTTLWEFVCLADANGRPLEMQCMGIDITDKKVAEEKVRKLSRAIEQIPLTVVITNLEGNIEYANPYTFQTTGYTQEELLGKNPKVLKSGETSLEEYEHLWGNISHGKEWKGIFHNRKKDGTLYWEQATIGPILNDDGEITHYIAIKEDITERKRIQDEIKDLNNHLEEKIKERTLDLENVNITLINANKEAQQANKAKIDFLSKMSHELRTPMNSILGFGQLLQMSELTPIQEKGVQHILDSGKHLLNLINEVLDISRIESGRISISVEPVDVYEVIKEITEGLQFSADQKKISLIWMPKSTMPIYVRADRQRLKQVLINLTNNAIKYNNDGGQVIITVDEKQITEDGYTPIRISIEDNGWGIEEKDLEKIFIPFERVGAEKSSVEGTGLGLAVVKQLAELMGGKVGVKSIFGKGSTFWIELQQCENHLDRIQQTAALQQHEESEDSKGCILYVEDNLPNIELVEEIISTKRKAVQLIIHMSGSGVIEKIKENKPNLILLDLNLPDKHGKDILREIKADEEINKIPVIIISADAMPNQISELKSIGAIGYLTKPIEIKSFLEIVDTHINKP, encoded by the coding sequence ATGAAGGACAGTCAATTACTGAATGAAAAATTATTACACAGAATAAATATTGGTATTGTTTATTCAGACGCAGAAGGAAATCCGATCTTAGCAAATAAAGCAGCAGAGCGCATTTTAGGTGTAAGGGTAGATGAATTCACCAAGCTTCAATCTCAAGAAGAAGGATATATAATAATTGATTTTGACGGAAACATATTACCTAAGGAAGAGTACCCCTCTAATGTAGTCCTAAAAACAAAAAAACCAGTTCAAGATGTAATAGCAGGTATACATCAATTAAAAACAAAACATACTACCTGGATTTTAATGGAAGCTGAGCCGGAATTTCAGGAAGACGGAATTACAATAAAAAGAATTCTGACAACTGTTACCAATATTACGGCTCAGATAAATATTGAGAAAAAACTACGTTTTCAGAATCGGCTGCAGCATTTGATTACCAAAACTGCTAAGGATTATCTGGGGGGATTGGCAAATGACCCGGACATTTCTGTACAAAATTCATTGAAAGAATTAGGTGAGTTTTTAGAAGCCGATCGTGCTTATATTTTTGAGTATGACTTTAAAAGAGGGATTAGTAATAACACGTATGAATGGTGCGGCGACGGAATTACTTCACATAAAACTGATTTACAAAATATTCCACTTTCTGTATTATCAGATTGGACCAACCAGCATACACAGAGAAATTCAATTCATATACCGGATGTGAGTGCATTACCGGATAGTGATCCTGTTAAAAAAGCACTAGAAGAACAGAAAGTTCAAAGCCTTATAACCGTACCTATATTTCAAGGCCAGGATTGTCTGGGATTTCTAGGTCTGGACGTTGTTAATAAAAAACATTTTTTTACTTCAGAAGAACAAAACCTATTGTCCATATTTGCCGAATTGTATGCCAACATGAAATTAAGGGTTGAATACAATAAGCAAATTGCAGAAAGTGAAGAGCGCTTATTGAATATTGTAAATAGTCCAACCCATTATGTATTAAGGACAGACTTAACGGGCAAGCATACTTTTTGGAATAAAACGTTTGCAGAAACTTTTGGATGGTTATATGAAGATAAGGGGCTTTCCGATGGAGACTCTTTAAAATCCATTTGTGGATATCATCACAAAAAAACACAGGAAGTTGTTTTAGCGTGTATCAAAAATCCGGGAACAGTTCACCAAGTAGAATTAGATAAGCCCAGAAAAGAAGGAGGAACGATGACCACATTGTGGGAATTTGTTTGCCTGGCAGATGCCAATGGAAGACCTCTGGAAATGCAATGTATGGGTATAGATATAACCGATAAAAAAGTAGCGGAAGAAAAAGTAAGAAAACTTTCCAGAGCTATAGAGCAAATACCCTTAACAGTTGTTATTACTAATTTGGAGGGAAATATTGAATACGCAAACCCTTATACCTTTCAAACAACTGGATATACGCAAGAAGAATTGTTGGGCAAAAATCCTAAAGTACTAAAATCAGGTGAAACCAGTTTGGAAGAATACGAGCATTTATGGGGAAATATCTCACATGGAAAAGAGTGGAAGGGAATTTTTCATAACAGAAAAAAAGACGGGACCTTGTATTGGGAACAGGCAACTATCGGTCCTATCCTAAACGATGACGGGGAAATTACACACTATATTGCCATTAAAGAAGACATTACGGAACGTAAGAGAATTCAAGATGAAATAAAGGATTTAAACAACCACTTAGAAGAGAAAATTAAAGAAAGAACCTTAGATCTAGAGAATGTTAATATTACACTGATTAATGCCAACAAAGAAGCACAACAAGCCAATAAGGCAAAAATTGACTTCTTATCTAAAATGAGCCATGAACTTCGCACTCCAATGAATTCTATTTTAGGATTTGGTCAGTTACTACAAATGAGTGAACTAACACCCATTCAGGAAAAAGGAGTTCAGCATATTTTAGATAGTGGGAAGCACTTACTTAATCTTATTAACGAAGTTTTGGATATTTCAAGAATTGAATCGGGCAGAATTAGTATTTCTGTTGAGCCGGTAGATGTGTATGAAGTAATCAAAGAAATTACAGAGGGATTACAATTCTCGGCCGATCAGAAAAAGATAAGCTTAATCTGGATGCCTAAAAGTACCATGCCCATTTACGTTAGAGCAGACAGACAAAGACTTAAACAGGTCTTAATCAATCTGACAAACAATGCCATCAAGTATAACAACGATGGAGGTCAGGTAATAATAACTGTTGATGAAAAACAAATAACGGAAGATGGTTACACACCCATACGAATATCGATTGAAGACAATGGTTGGGGAATAGAGGAGAAGGATCTGGAAAAAATCTTTATCCCTTTCGAAAGAGTGGGGGCTGAGAAATCCAGCGTTGAAGGTACAGGCTTAGGACTTGCCGTAGTGAAACAATTGGCAGAATTAATGGGGGGAAAAGTGGGCGTAAAAAGTATTTTTGGAAAGGGCAGTACATTTTGGATCGAATTACAGCAGTGTGAAAATCATTTAGATAGAATACAACAGACTGCAGCGTTACAACAACATGAAGAATCAGAAGATAGTAAAGGTTGCATTTTATATGTAGAAGATAACCTGCCAAATATTGAATTGGTTGAGGAAATTATAAGTACAAAAAGAAAGGCAGTTCAGCTAATCATTCACATGAGTGGATCTGGTGTCATCGAAAAAATTAAAGAAAATAAACCTAATCTTATTCTCTTAGATCTAAACTTACCTGATAAACACGGAAAGGATATTTTACGTGAAATAAAGGCAGACGAAGAAATCAATAAAATTCCTGTAATTATCATCAGCGCAGATGCTATGCCCAATCAGATTAGCGAATTAAAATCAATTGGAGCTATTGGTTACTTAACCAAGCCTATTGAAATAAAATCATTCTTGGAAATTGTTGATACTCATATAAATAAGCCATGA
- a CDS encoding response regulator, with amino-acid sequence MTEDLKDSRILIIDDTLANIEVLENLLMMKGYTNVSSISDSTKAMDMIKSFKPELILLDLMMPEMSGFDIMEQLQKEPDGFKLMRILVLTADITPESKKKALSGGASDFLTKPFDLTEVDLRIKNLLYTVYLLSQLTNQNAVLEERVAERTAELEKNLSAIELQNKALREISWIQSHVVRAPLARMMGAIALLDIKDDAGVTQEEIMEIVVSSANEIDKTVREISSKTAQANI; translated from the coding sequence ATGACAGAAGATTTAAAAGACAGTAGAATTCTAATTATAGACGACACGCTTGCCAATATTGAAGTATTGGAGAATTTATTGATGATGAAAGGCTACACCAATGTTAGCTCTATCAGCGATTCTACTAAGGCAATGGATATGATTAAAAGTTTTAAACCAGAATTGATTCTATTAGATTTGATGATGCCGGAAATGTCTGGTTTCGATATAATGGAACAATTACAAAAAGAACCGGATGGATTTAAATTAATGCGTATACTAGTATTAACAGCAGACATTACACCAGAGTCTAAAAAGAAAGCTTTGTCTGGAGGGGCCAGTGATTTTTTAACCAAACCTTTCGACCTTACTGAGGTTGATCTCAGAATCAAGAACTTGCTTTATACTGTTTATCTTTTGTCTCAGCTAACCAATCAAAATGCAGTTTTAGAAGAAAGGGTTGCAGAAAGAACAGCTGAATTAGAAAAAAATCTGTCTGCAATAGAACTGCAGAACAAGGCGCTCAGAGAAATTTCATGGATACAGTCACATGTGGTTAGAGCACCTCTTGCAAGAATGATGGGGGCAATTGCACTGCTGGATATTAAAGATGATGCTGGTGTTACACAGGAAGAAATCATGGAAATTGTAGTTAGTTCCGCCAACGAAATAGATAAAACAGTTCGGGAAATATCATCTAAAACGGCTCAAGCGAACATATAA
- the nusA gene encoding transcription termination factor NusA, which produces MASINLIEAFQEFKDAENIDRPTMMKVVEDVFKTLLRKKFGADDNFDVIVNAEKGDLEIIRRRMIVEDGEVNDPLAEIAYSEAAKIEPDFEVGEELYEEVDILDFGRRAILAAKQTLASRISDLKKNVLVKKYGDRIGEIISAEVYQVWKKEVLLLDEEGNELILPKSEQIPQDYFKKGENIRAVVARVDLKNNTPVIILSRTSPMFLAKLLEIEVPEIFDGLIAIKKIVREPGDRAKVAVESYDDRIDPVGACVGMKGSRIHGIVRELKNENIDVINYTTNIQLLIQRSLTPAKISYMDLDNDKKQANVYLKADQVSLAIGRRGVNIKLACELTGYEIDVYREDEEISDEFDIDLDEFSDEIETWIIDEFKKIGCDTGRSILKLTVDELERRTDLERETIEEVRKVLQEEFDREE; this is translated from the coding sequence ATGGCAAGTATAAACTTAATTGAAGCGTTTCAGGAGTTTAAAGACGCAGAAAATATTGATCGTCCCACGATGATGAAAGTGGTGGAAGATGTATTTAAAACCTTACTGCGTAAGAAGTTTGGCGCCGATGACAACTTCGACGTAATTGTAAACGCAGAAAAAGGTGACCTTGAAATCATCCGAAGAAGAATGATTGTAGAAGACGGGGAAGTAAACGATCCACTTGCTGAAATTGCTTATTCTGAAGCCGCTAAAATTGAACCTGACTTTGAAGTTGGAGAAGAATTGTATGAGGAGGTTGATATTCTTGACTTCGGCCGTAGAGCAATCTTAGCTGCCAAACAAACTTTGGCAAGCCGTATTAGTGACTTGAAAAAGAATGTTCTGGTTAAAAAGTATGGTGACCGTATTGGGGAAATCATCAGCGCAGAAGTTTATCAGGTTTGGAAGAAAGAAGTTTTATTATTGGACGAAGAAGGCAATGAATTGATTTTGCCTAAATCTGAGCAGATTCCTCAGGATTATTTTAAAAAGGGTGAAAATATCCGCGCAGTTGTTGCCCGTGTAGACCTGAAGAACAATACTCCAGTCATTATTCTTTCCAGAACCAGCCCAATGTTCCTGGCTAAATTGCTGGAAATTGAGGTACCTGAAATTTTTGATGGCCTGATTGCTATCAAGAAAATTGTTCGTGAACCAGGTGACAGGGCAAAAGTGGCGGTTGAATCTTACGATGACCGTATTGACCCTGTTGGTGCTTGTGTTGGTATGAAAGGTAGCCGTATTCACGGGATTGTTCGTGAATTGAAAAACGAAAATATCGACGTTATTAATTACACTACCAATATCCAGTTGTTGATTCAGCGTTCATTAACGCCGGCTAAAATTAGCTATATGGACCTGGATAATGATAAAAAGCAGGCGAATGTTTATCTGAAAGCCGATCAGGTTTCATTGGCTATTGGCCGTAGAGGGGTAAACATTAAACTGGCTTGTGAATTAACGGGTTACGAAATTGATGTTTATCGTGAGGACGAAGAAATCAGTGATGAATTTGATATTGATCTGGACGAATTCAGCGATGAAATTGAAACTTGGATTATTGATGAATTCAAGAAAATTGGTTGTGATACCGGCCGCAGTATTCTGAAGCTTACTGTTGATGAGTTAGAGCGCAGAACCGATTTGGAGCGTGAAACCATTGAAGAAGTAAGAAAAGTATTGCAAGAAGAATTTGATAGAGAAGAATAA
- a CDS encoding HAD family hydrolase, whose product MGQKIKNIIFDLGGVLLNIDFKLTSNAFKELGVYHFDEMFTQHFSNPLFELLETGKIDEAAFYEAFRKEAGLPLTNEQIRDAWNALLLDFPAERIEWLEKIARQYRIFLFSNTNQIHYDCFIQHFSDRFNGKNFNDFFEKAYYSQFLGLRKPYPASFQAIVNEQEILPSETLFIDDTLKNIEAASQLGFQTIHLQSPTSVLDLKLI is encoded by the coding sequence ATGGGACAAAAAATAAAAAATATCATTTTTGATTTAGGGGGGGTATTACTGAATATTGATTTTAAACTAACTAGTAATGCCTTTAAAGAACTGGGCGTATATCATTTTGACGAAATGTTCACCCAGCATTTTTCTAACCCACTTTTTGAATTGCTTGAAACAGGTAAAATTGATGAAGCTGCATTTTATGAAGCTTTCAGAAAAGAAGCAGGGTTGCCTTTAACCAATGAGCAAATAAGGGATGCCTGGAATGCATTGTTGCTGGATTTTCCTGCTGAAAGAATTGAATGGCTGGAAAAAATTGCCAGACAATACAGAATCTTTTTATTCTCAAATACCAACCAGATTCATTACGATTGTTTTATTCAGCATTTCAGCGATAGGTTCAATGGTAAAAATTTTAATGACTTTTTTGAAAAAGCATATTACTCTCAATTCCTTGGGTTAAGAAAACCTTATCCTGCATCTTTTCAGGCAATTGTAAATGAGCAAGAAATTCTTCCATCTGAAACCTTATTTATTGATGATACTCTGAAAAATATTGAGGCAGCAAGCCAACTGGGTTTTCAGACCATTCACCTCCAAAGCCCCACAAGTGTACTTGATCTTAAGCTGATTTGA